Below is a window of Myroides profundi DNA.
TTATGCGCTAAGTGAGCATCATCTGTTTGCGGTAAACTATAACTTGTCTTTATTCAATAGAAAAGGAGAGGATCTATTAGACGCTTCATTAAAGAATAATAATCTACCTAAGAAATCTAATAAGGCTATCCTAGGTTTTAGTTACCAATATACGCATAATGAAAAGTGGAATGCAATAGTATTTCTAAAAAAATACTTCCAATATAATTACTCAGAACGCTATTATAACGAGACTTACTTCACTCAAGACAATAGGCAGAACTTTACTGGATATGGAGTAGCTACAGCTTATAATATACTGCCAGACTTACAAGTAAAAGGTTCTTTTGAACACAGTATACGTATGCCAGAAGCGTATGAGATGTTTGGAGATGAGGTAAACTTAGCTTCTAATTATAATCTAAAACCAGAGTCTAGTAATAACTTCAATGTGGGACTTCAATATGGATTTACTATTAATGAAGTAAACCAATTTAAGGTAGAGACGAATTTCTTATATCGAAAAGCTAAAGATTATATAAAGGAGGAAGTAAATACAGGGCAAGGTACTGCAGCTCAAAAAGTAAATAGAAATATCGGTGGGGTATTAGTAAAATCTTTTGATGGAGAGATAAGATATAGCTACAAAGATTTCTTCTCTGTGATGGCTAATGTTACTTACCAAGATATTTTAAACGATATGAAGTATGAGAATAACTCTGAGGAGGTAAGTGCTTTATATAGAGATAGAGTGGCTAACATCCCTTACCTATATGGAAATGGTATGGTGTCATTTAATTTTAAAGAAGTATTTGGATCTAAGAATAGTTTGCGCCTAGACTATAATATGATGTATGTACAAAAATATTATCTATATGCGCCAAGCGCAGGTATCGCTAAGTATAAGAGATATATACCAGAGCAATTCTCACAAGATATCAGTTTGCACTATGCTATTCGTGATGGAAGATATAATGTAGCCGTGGAGGTAAAGAACTTAGCTAATAAAACATTGTATGACAACTTCAGTTTACAAAAGCCAAGTCGTTCAGTTACTTTAAAACTGAGATATAATTTATAAAAAACATAATTAAATATAATATGAATATCATAAAAAAAACACTAGGTCTATTATCACTTGTATTAATAGCATCATGTAGTAGTGATGACAACTCATCACCAGAAAAACCAACAACTCCTGAAGAAGGTAAAAAAGCTAGTTCTTATGTATTTGTGATTAACTCCTTGACAGGACAAGAAGGAGGAACAAAATATATAGCAACCGCATCGTCATTAACAGAAGGTGTTATAAAAATAGATAAGAACAATGGTATCGAAACTGATTCTTATTCATTCTTCGTACAAAACAATCAATTAATGGCTGCTGTATACGGATTCAGTGGACAAAGCCCATTGACATTCTATAGTCTAAATGCTAAGAACGAAATAGTAGAAGGAACTAAATTAGCAACTGAAACTATTGGTAGTTATGGAAATATTGGAAAAACAGAGGTAGTAAGTGCTACGTTAGGAGGAAACTTATTTGCTATAAATACAGAGTTAAAGCAAATGACTCATAAGGGAGCTGTTGATTTTGATAAATTGAAATATAAGGATGAAGAAGCTGGAGGTCGTAATTTAACTGGGGTATTTGCAGTAGGAACAGATAAATTATATATTCCTTATTCTGTGTCGCCTAAAGAAGGAGATACCAAGTATAGAGACAATACGTTTATTGCAGTAGTTGATTATCCAAGTCTTAAAGTTAGTAAAACCATTATAGATGATAGAACTGGGTTAATAGGAAGCTGGTTTGGGATGAATGGTGTTCAGCAAGTAGAAGATGGATCTGTATATGCATGGTCACCTGCTGAGAAGTCTAAGAATCCTTCTGCATTTATTAGAATTAAGAATCACGAGATAGATAAAGGATATTTCTTTGATGTGCAAAAAGCAACAGGAGGACATAAGTTATCTCGTGCAGAGTACATTGGAGGTAATGAGTTCTTAGTGAGCTTATTTGTAGATAAGAATATTGAAAGTACTTGGTCTGGTGTGACTAAGTTAGCAATCGTAAATGTATCTACTCAATCTATTAGATGGATAGACACTATCGCTGAGCATGCGCAAATGCCATATAAACAAAAGATATATGTAGAGAAAGATAAGAAAACAGTACACTATGTAGCTCCAATAGAGAAGACAAATCGTTTCCAAGTATACAATATTGATGTTGCAACAGGTATTGCTAAAAAAGGTATTACAATCGAAAATGCAAATGATGTAACAGCTATCTCTAAATTAGAGTCTGTACAATAGTAGCAGTTAAAATAAATTAGTTAGGGTGTTTTGAATTAGGCAAATTCAGAGTATAATAAGTTGTTGAAGCAGTAATCATGGAAACGTGATTACTGTTTTTTTGTTTATCTTGTATTGTAAAATTATTGACTTAATAAAAATGAGTATATCAGTAATCATTAGTGATTTTATCCATTATATACGACAACCTCATACTGAAGTGTTAGATATTAGCAAGAAAGAGAAAGTAAGAAGAAGCTTGTTATTAGTTGTTTTTACATTAATAGTGATAACAGTTTATATATTCAGTATTAATAAAATAGTTCCATTACCTAAGACAGCTAGATTGTTTGATTTTATAGCTGACAAAGGACTATTAGTCGCTGTGTTGTTTATTGTATTATTAGGACCTTTAGCAGAGGAGGCTGCTTTTAGATTAGCTCTAAGGTTTAAGAGTTGGTATTTGTTGTTAAGTACTCCTCTTACATTAGTATATAGCCTTTGGATCTTGTATAGGATTAATCTGAGTATAGCCTTCATAGTAGGAGGGGTATTCTACGTGATACTGTGTACCTATCTTTATCTACATAGAAATAATATAGTGATACTTAAAGAGAGACATGAGAAGTATTTTGGGTATGTGTTTTACAGTTACACATTTTTGTTTATGATTATGCATATTAGTAACTTTTATACAATTAATACTGAAGTACTTGTATATAGCCCTTTGTTGTTTCTTCCTCAGTTCATAGGAGGACTTCTACTCGGATATATACGGATGAGATTTGGTTTTGGTTATAATTGTATGATACATATAATCTATAATACTATTCCTATGTTATTATTGTATGTGACTGGTGTTATTAAATAGATAGGTGTTCTTAGAAGGTTACATTAAGTGAAGAGGATTTAACTATAAATGATTAATGTGTTTTAAATAAAAATTACGATATGTTAATTTGTAATAATTATCTTTGAGTAATAGACTTTAAAATATTGAGTTATGAATAGTATCCATTGGCATACCAAAGCTTTTGATGAGTTGACAGTGAGTGAATTATATGATATTATGCGTTTACGTACGGATGTATTTGTGGTAGAACAAAATTGTCCTTATCCTGAATTAGATGGTAAGGATAAGAAATGTTTACACATTTATGCGACGAAGTTAGATCAAGTCGTTGCTTGCGCTCGTATTGTCCCTCCTGGACTTAGTTATCCAGAAATAGCTATAGGAAGAGTAGCTGTACATGCAGATTATCGCAAGGATGGTTATGGTCGTATCTTAATGCAACATGCTATAGATAAGATAGAAGAGGAGTTTGGAGCTCAAGATATTCAGATTGGAGCTCAGTGTTATTTGAAGAGATTTTATAGTTCATTTGGATTTGTAGCCTCTTCTGAAGAGTATTTAGAAGATGGTATTCCACATGTGGATATGATTAGAAAAGCATCAGAATATACTAAATAGATAAAATGCCTTAACATCATCTGTTAAGGCATTTTTATTATACTTTTTTCTTCTTCCATTTACCTCGCCTAAATAAAATAAAGGCAAGAATAGCGATTACTAATTCGGCAGAGGGAATAGCTATAAAAGCTCCTGTAGAACCAAAATTAAAATGATAAGTCATTAAATAAGCAAAAGGTATCTGAAATAACCAGAACCCAACTATATTTATTATTGTAGGGGTAACAGTATCTCCAGCTCCATTAAAGGCATTCATCAAGGTCATTCCTGCTCCATAAGCTATAAAACCGATAGCTCCTATATACATTGCTTCCTTAGCAACTGCTTTAATAGCTTCATCAGTTGTAAAGAATGAAGCTAAAATTTCGGCCATACTAAAGAATATAATAGTGACAATAGCCATATAGAAGACATTGTATTTTAAAGTTGCAATCACTGATTTATATGCTCTGTCGGGATTGTTATCTCCTAAGTTTTGACCAACTAAAGTAGAGGCAGCATTACTCAATCCCCATGCAGGAAGAATAAAGAAAACAAGAAGGCGTAAACATGTCAAGAAACCTGACGAGCCTATTTCTCCTCCACTTTGCGCTACTATGCGTGCAAGAATAACCCAACTACAAGTAGATATCATATACTGCACCATACCTGGTACAGCGATCTTGATGATATTCCAGGTCATATCCCATTGTATTTTGAAGTACTTTAGTTTTAACTGGATAAGTGAATCTTTTTTAGATAGATAATACAGCTGATAAACTACCCCCATACTACGTCCTATAGCTGTAGAATAGGCAGCTCCCTCTAGTCCCATTTCTGGAAATATCCACCATCCTCTAACCATAATAGGGCATAGAATGATATTAATGATATTACCAAAACCAAGACTTTTCATGGCTATGGCTGCATTCCCTGCTCCTCTAAATATTCCGTTAATAAGGAATAATAGCATGATGGATACACAACTGACTAGTAAGATTCTGGTATATCCGTATCCATATTCTGCAGAAGCTTCTGATGCTCCCATCCATAGTAACCAGTCTTTTGCATAGATAAAACCTAATACGCTTAATACAATAGTGATTAATATTGATAGTGTGATGGCTTGTGCTGCATTTTGTGCCGCTTTTTCTTTATCTTTTTCTCCTATACGTCTAGCTACTATAGCTGTGGCCGCCATACTAATCCCTATACATATAGCGTAAATAATAGATAGCAGTGACTCTGTTAATCCTACACTCTGAATAGCATAGGCACTCTCTTTTAAATGCCCTACAAAGTATAAGTCAACTAAAGCAAACACTGACTCCATTAGCATTTCAAACATCATAGGAATAGCTAGTAGAAAAACAGCTTTATTAATAGACATATTTGTCAAGTCAAAGTTCTCGTTAGAGAAGGACTGTTTAATCAGAGAAAATATATTGTTTTTTGATTTAAATGTTGTTGTTGACATACTTAATGAATTGCCTTAGGGTATTTAAGGATTCAAAGATAAGTTGATTAAGTAATTAAGATAAGAGTTAACTCTTTTTTTATTCCAATGGTATTTATAAATAGAACATTTTATTCTAGTTTCTTTTTTTAAGTGATTGAAAATAAGTATCTTATTTTAATAAGGGTAATTATTTTTTATATAAACTATTTAATTAGTTGTAAAACTAAATAAATAGTTGTTAGTTTGAGTAACTATTTATTGATGAAGATAAGTTAGTTTTTGATTTTAATGATTTTATTATATTTATTAATTTTTGATTATTAGTGTTATATTGTTTTATTAAGGCTGTGTCGAAAGAATATAAATGTTAATGAATTTAAATCATAGTTAGTATAAACCATAAATAACTATAGTATATGATTAAAGCGATTTACGTATCAGTAACAGCATTATGCAGTGTGATGTTAGCTAATGCACAAGAAAAAATAGAGGTAATGAGATATGAGTATCAATTAACATTACCTACTACTAGTGCTACTGGAGATGAGGAAGCACTTCAGAGTAGCACAGAAATTATTTATCTAGATATAAAAGGAAGTGAGTCTAGATGTGCTAGTGAAGGAAATATTGGCAGGGAAGAAACATTAATGGAGTTCTCTACAGGAGCTAAGAAGGATGCTGATTTTGCAGTTCGTATGCAGGCTTTAAGTCAATTTAAGAGTAGAGTAAAATGGACAGTATATAAGAATGGTACATCATTAAATACCCATGCATCTTCTGGTATAGAATCATATAATGTAGAAGAGGCTAATAATCTAGTGAAATGGAGTATTTCTAGTGATGTAGAAGACTACAATGGTATGAAGGTACAGAAAGCAGTAGGAGAGCTGAGTGGACGTACTTGGACAGTGTGGTTTACTCAAGATATCCCTTTGATAGACGGGCCTTATAAGTTTAAGAATTTACCTGGATTTGTAGTAAAGGCTGAGGATAGTACTGGTGATTATAAGTTTGAGTTCTTAAAGAGTGAGAGAGTTACTACTGATTTTTGGTTATCAAATAAACAAGAGAAAGCGATGAAAATAGATAAGAAGCAGTGGGATAAGATTAGAAATGTAAATGCAAATAAAAGCTTCTCACAGATTATGAATGAAAGAGGAGGTACAGCGACTTTTAAAATGGTAGATGAAAAAGGAAAGGATATAACGGATGAGATGACCAAGAAGAAGATGGGAAAAGAAAGTAAACCCATAGAGTTCTATTAGTAGGTGGGGGAACACATATAATAAAAAACTATAGATTATGAATAAATTGTTAGTGATTAGTATAGTTGCGTTTATAACTAGTATAAGTGGATTAGCTCAAGAGAAAATAGAGGTCATGCGATATGAGTATCAGATGACCATGCCCTCAGCCAAAACGGCTGATGATGTTAATGCTTCTAATAATGCAACTGAAATAGTATATCTAGATGTACAGAATAGCGAATCTAGATTTGCTAGTGAAGGAAATATTAAAAGAGAAGAAACACTTATAGAGTACACTACAGGAGCTAAAAAAACAGCAGATCATACAGCGCGTTTCCAAGCTTTAGGTCAATTTAGAAGTAAAGTAAATTGGATTATCTATAAGGATCAAGCAAACTTAAATACTTATGAAAATTCAGGAATAGAAACGTATAATGTAGAAGAACCTAGTAATTTAATTAAGTGGAATATTTCTGGAGATATAGAAGATTACAATGGTATGAAGGTACAGAAAGCGGTAGGAGAGCTGAGTGGACGTACTTGGACAGTGTGGTTTACTCAAGATATCCCTTTGATAGATGGACCTTATAAGTTTAAGAATTTACCTGGATTTGTAGTCAAAGCAGAGGATAGTACAGGTGATTATAAGTTTGAGTTCTTAAAGAGTGAAAAAGTCACAGCGGAATTTTGGCTAATGGATAGACATAAAAATGCCATGAAAGTCAATAAGAAACAATGGGATAAGATTAGGAATGTCAATGCTAATAAAAGTGTCTCTCAAATGATGAGTGAGATAGGAGCAGGTACTATTGTAAAGGTAGTAGATGAAAAGGGGAATGATATAACCAATGATAAACTAAAAAAGAAGACAGGCAAAGAGGTTAAACCTATTGAGTTCTATTAGTTTAAAGTGATTAAGTTATGAAGAAGTATTTATTTAGTATTACAGTTACTGTTTTAGTTGCTTTAGGAACATTAGCTCAAGAGAAAATAGAGGTCATGAGATATGAGTATGAGGCAACGTTTAAACCATCTGTTAAATCAGACGAAATCTTTACAGAGTCTGTATTCTTAGATGTATGGGATACTTCTTCTCGTTTTTATTCTAAAGGATATGCTAGCCGTGTAGAACGTTTAGCTAAAAAAGAGAATAGTGGATTAATAGGTAAGTCGATTAGTATGGCTGATGAACAGACACGGTTTGAAGCAGTATTAGTAAAGGAAGCTAATAAACTATTTTATGTTCAGAATGTGAGTGGTACTATGTTGAAGATAGAAAGTCCAGTTAATCAGGTCAAATGGAATATAGATGATACTGTAGAGGAGTTTGAAGGTATGCAGGTACAGAAGGCTATAGGTGAACTGAATGGTCGTATATGGACAGTATGGTTTACTTCTGAAATTCCTATCATAGAAGGGCCTTATAAGTTTAAGAACCTGCCAGGATTTGTAGTCAAAGCACAGGATGATAAGGAAGATTATGTTTTTGAGTTTAGAAAGAGTGAGAAAGTCGAAATACCAATAGACTTCAACGAATATAAACAGGCTGGATTGTATAAAACTAGTGAGTTAGTTAAGCTAAGAGAGGTTAAGGCGAATATGACAGTTAAGCAGAATTTAGATAGTCAAGGTATGATTGTTTATTTTGAAGATACTGTTGAGAATCAACAGATGCTAAATAAGAAAGTGGGAAATAGTAGTAATTACCTTGAATGGTTAAAAAAGTAAATTTATGAAGTATTTAATAGGATGTGTTGTACTATTTTTATTATCTATTCATAGTATGGCTCAAGAGAAAAAAGACTTTATGCGTTATGAGTACTCATTGACTTTTAAGCCTTATGATGTAAAAGTAATGCCTGATAGTCTTCCTATCACAGAGAAGTTTTATCTAGATATAGATGGGAGTAATTCTATGTTCTATGATGAGTTTACTTACCAGGAATTTGTTGCTGACTTAGAAAAGGTAGAAATAGATATTCCAAATTCTCAAGTGCCTTGGATGGTTGCTAAAGACTCAGGTAGTATTATTCTTTATGAGATGATTAATTCGTTAGAAGCTTATAAAGTAAAACAGCCTCTTAATCTTATTCAATGGACTATCTCAAGTGAGATAGAAGAGTATCATGGTATGAAAGTACAGAAGGCAACTGGAGAACTAAGTGGACGTAATTGGACAGTATGGTTTACTACTGAGATACCTATAATAGAAGGCCCTTATAAGTTTAAGAATCTGCCAGGTTTTGTAGTAAAAGCAGAGGATAAAAATAAAGACTATGTATTTGAGTTTACTGAGAGTATGAGAGTACATAATTACTGGGTTGAATTAAAGGAATTAGATTTTTTCAAGGAAGTAACAGGTAAACAATTAAATCGATTAAAAACATTAAACGCCAATAAAACTTATATGCAACTCATACAAGAAATAGGAGGAAAGTTAATGAATGATGACAAAGAACCTTCTGATTTTATGACTAAGAAATTTGGCAAAGAGCCTAATCCTATAGAGCTCTATTAGTAATTAACCAAACGACCTTATTAATGATGAAATATGTGATATACATACTTTTCTTTATGATAGTATTGCCTTTACAGGCACAAGTAGTTCTAAAGGGAAAAGTAAATGGTGAGAATAAACAAGCATTATCTAATGTCATTGTTTCTATACTTAATCCAGAGACTAATGCTGTAATAGCTTATGAAATGACGGATAGCAAAGGGACTTATCAGATACCGATCAAGTCTTCTCTAACAACATTAAAGATCAAGGCATCTATAGTGAACTACAGTGTATTTGAAAAAGTGATTGAGAATAAGTCTCAGGATATTCAAATTCAGTTAGTAGATGAGTTTACACAATTAGAAGAAATATTCGTTAAAGCTTCTCCTATTACTCAACACAATGATACTCTAGTATTTGATCTTAGCAAATTTGCAGGGAAGAATGATAGAGTATTAGAAGATGTGATAAAGAAGATGCCAGGAATGGAAGTAAGTAGCGATGGCGAGATAAAGTATCAAGGTAAAGCTCTAAATAAGTTCTATGTAGAAGGTAAAGACCTGATGCAAGGAAGATATGGGGCTATTACTAAAGCTCTACCTAATCTTCATGTTAGCAAGCTAGAGGTGATAGAAAACCATCAGCCGATTAAGATGTTAGAGGGAAAAGTGCCTTCAGAGAGTCCTGCTATTAATATTAGGTTGAAGAATAAAATAAGTTTAAGTGGTAGTGCTAAAATAGGAGTAGGTGGTGATCCCTTCTTATGGAATAGTACTATATCTCCGATGTTTTTTAGTAAAGGATTACAATACTTAGTAAGCTATGATACTAATAATACAGGGGAAGACCTTAGTAATAAATTTAGAGCATTTGGCTCTTTTGGTTCTTTTGATGTTTATAATTATACGAAGAGTACAGGTCAGGCGCTGTCTATGAGTACAACGTCTGCTCCAGGTATTGCTAAATCACGTTATTTAGACAATAAATCTCATTATGTTTCAGCTAACTTCTTAGTGAAGTTTAAAGATAAGATAGAGATGAATACGAATGCTTTTTATAACAATGATGAGGTTAAGCAATCAGGAGCACAATCTACAGAGATTAGAAACTTAGACGCAAATGGCAATGTCAGTGATGTAATTAGATATAGTAGAAAAGATGAGAACAGATACTTTAAAGAAGCATTTAACTCTAAGTTTACGATTACGAAGAATACAAAAGACAATTACTTAAAAGATTATATAACGATTAATGTAAGTAGAAATAAAGAAAGAGGACTATTATTACAGAATAATGACCCTATTAATCAGAGTGTATTATCTCCTTCTTTTACCTTACAGAATTCATTGAGTACACTGGTACCAGTAGGTAGTAATAAGTTTGCTAACTTTAAGTCTATCATTGACTTTACCAGAGATAAACAAGATTATGATGTGGTAGCGAATGGCAATGTGAACTTCCCTGATCAAGATTTGAAGAAATACGATTTATTAAATCAGTCATTCTTAGACAATACCTTTTATACACAGAATGCTTTATCACTTTCGTGGAAGTACAGAAAGTGGACCTTTACAGAAGAGTATAGTTTATTGTATGAGAATAAGCGTTTTGAGACAGACTTATACGGATATAATACTCAGTCTGTTTGGCTAGGGGATAATTATCAGAATGATTTGACTTACAATAGATTTGTAAATCGTTTAAATTCGAGTGTTAATTTTAAGGGAGTGTCATGGGATATGACATTTACTGTGCCTATTATATGGTCATCTATGAAGCTAGATGATAAGTCTATAGATGCGAAGACTACAAAGAATGCAGTAGATTTCTCACCATCACTATACCTGTCATATAAGATTAATAATATGTGGACATTAAGAGGAGGAAGTACCTTGAGTACTAGCTATACCCCTCTTGATCAACTGTACAGTCACTATATTTTTAGTGGACTAAACTTTACAGCATATAAGGCGAAGATAGAAGATACACAGAGTATTTTTTCTTGGTTTAGGTTTGAGTTTAAAAATCCTTTTAATGGAATATTCTTTAATGGGTCTTTAAATAATAACTACCAAGAGAAAAAGATTATACTATCACAGACAATTGATGAGAATGGACAGTCTGTTTTAGAAGCTTTAGATCAAAAGAATATTGCAAATAATCAAAGTGCTAATATTAACCTAGGTAAGTTCTTTAGTGAGTATAGCTCTAATATTAAAGGAAGTTTCTCAGTTAATAAAGGTAAGTCAGAGATATTAGTTAATCAGTCCTTGAGAGATGTGAATACATACAACTATAATTACGGCTTACAATTGACGAATAACTATTTTGATTGGTTAAACTTTACGTATGATTTTAATTATATGGAGACTGAGCGAAAGGATATGAAGCAGTCAACACATTCTTATGGTAACTCACATAATCTGCGTATAGATCTTATTCCATTTAAATCACATAGTTTTGTTTGGAAACTAGATTATAAAGAAAATGTGTTTAACAATCAGAAGTTTACTAACCGATTTATGGATGTTATGTATCGCTTTAAGTGGGAGAAGAAGAAGATAGACTTTGACTTCGAGTGGAATAATATATTGAATACAAAAGAATACGAACAAGTAGTAATCAATAGTATACAGACATCAACAACTAACTTTAAACTAAGACCTTCACAATTCTTAGTATCAGTAAGATTTAATTTTTAAATAGAATATAAAAAACCTCCAATCTTTAATAATTAAGATTGGAGGTTTTCTTTTTGTTGTAAAGTGATATTATAAAAGTTATTTACTGAAATTCTCTAAATCACGTACGTTCTTTTGAACACTCACAGCAGCGAAAAGTGATAATAAATAAGAGATAGCATAGAACCCTTTCTCACTTAAAGTCATTTCTGCATTGATTAGCCCAATAGTTAGTAATGTTATACTTGCTAAGGTACCAATCCATCCTAATGTATAGAAAATAGGGGTAACAGGTACACCTTCTATCTTATCTCTTACACTCTTTTGTAAAGCAACTACTGCAAATAACCCAAATAAAATAAGGGTAAAGTAAAAACCTTTCTCACTTAATAAAATCTCTGCATTCCACAGACCTATACAATAACTAGTAATACCAAGTCCTAAAGCTATCCATGCA
It encodes the following:
- a CDS encoding GLPGLI family protein → MKYLIGCVVLFLLSIHSMAQEKKDFMRYEYSLTFKPYDVKVMPDSLPITEKFYLDIDGSNSMFYDEFTYQEFVADLEKVEIDIPNSQVPWMVAKDSGSIILYEMINSLEAYKVKQPLNLIQWTISSEIEEYHGMKVQKATGELSGRNWTVWFTTEIPIIEGPYKFKNLPGFVVKAEDKNKDYVFEFTESMRVHNYWVELKELDFFKEVTGKQLNRLKTLNANKTYMQLIQEIGGKLMNDDKEPSDFMTKKFGKEPNPIELY
- a CDS encoding GLPGLI family protein; protein product: MNKLLVISIVAFITSISGLAQEKIEVMRYEYQMTMPSAKTADDVNASNNATEIVYLDVQNSESRFASEGNIKREETLIEYTTGAKKTADHTARFQALGQFRSKVNWIIYKDQANLNTYENSGIETYNVEEPSNLIKWNISGDIEDYNGMKVQKAVGELSGRTWTVWFTQDIPLIDGPYKFKNLPGFVVKAEDSTGDYKFEFLKSEKVTAEFWLMDRHKNAMKVNKKQWDKIRNVNANKSVSQMMSEIGAGTIVKVVDEKGNDITNDKLKKKTGKEVKPIEFY
- a CDS encoding MATE family efflux transporter; amino-acid sequence: MSTTTFKSKNNIFSLIKQSFSNENFDLTNMSINKAVFLLAIPMMFEMLMESVFALVDLYFVGHLKESAYAIQSVGLTESLLSIIYAICIGISMAATAIVARRIGEKDKEKAAQNAAQAITLSILITIVLSVLGFIYAKDWLLWMGASEASAEYGYGYTRILLVSCVSIMLLFLINGIFRGAGNAAIAMKSLGFGNIINIILCPIMVRGWWIFPEMGLEGAAYSTAIGRSMGVVYQLYYLSKKDSLIQLKLKYFKIQWDMTWNIIKIAVPGMVQYMISTCSWVILARIVAQSGGEIGSSGFLTCLRLLVFFILPAWGLSNAASTLVGQNLGDNNPDRAYKSVIATLKYNVFYMAIVTIIFFSMAEILASFFTTDEAIKAVAKEAMYIGAIGFIAYGAGMTLMNAFNGAGDTVTPTIINIVGFWLFQIPFAYLMTYHFNFGSTGAFIAIPSAELVIAILAFILFRRGKWKKKKV
- a CDS encoding DUF4374 domain-containing protein; its protein translation is MNIIKKTLGLLSLVLIASCSSDDNSSPEKPTTPEEGKKASSYVFVINSLTGQEGGTKYIATASSLTEGVIKIDKNNGIETDSYSFFVQNNQLMAAVYGFSGQSPLTFYSLNAKNEIVEGTKLATETIGSYGNIGKTEVVSATLGGNLFAINTELKQMTHKGAVDFDKLKYKDEEAGGRNLTGVFAVGTDKLYIPYSVSPKEGDTKYRDNTFIAVVDYPSLKVSKTIIDDRTGLIGSWFGMNGVQQVEDGSVYAWSPAEKSKNPSAFIRIKNHEIDKGYFFDVQKATGGHKLSRAEYIGGNEFLVSLFVDKNIESTWSGVTKLAIVNVSTQSIRWIDTIAEHAQMPYKQKIYVEKDKKTVHYVAPIEKTNRFQVYNIDVATGIAKKGITIENANDVTAISKLESVQ
- a CDS encoding GNAT family N-acetyltransferase, whose translation is MNSIHWHTKAFDELTVSELYDIMRLRTDVFVVEQNCPYPELDGKDKKCLHIYATKLDQVVACARIVPPGLSYPEIAIGRVAVHADYRKDGYGRILMQHAIDKIEEEFGAQDIQIGAQCYLKRFYSSFGFVASSEEYLEDGIPHVDMIRKASEYTK
- the yiaA gene encoding inner membrane protein YiaA, with protein sequence MIEEEKTETRNTTSSSTTNRAHLQNDTINLERFKPSAIYTLVAWIALGLGITSYCIGLWNAEILLSEKGFYFTLILFGLFAVVALQKSVRDKIEGVPVTPIFYTLGWIGTLASITLLTIGLINAEMTLSEKGFYAISYLLSLFAAVSVQKNVRDLENFSK
- a CDS encoding GLPGLI family protein; translated protein: MIKAIYVSVTALCSVMLANAQEKIEVMRYEYQLTLPTTSATGDEEALQSSTEIIYLDIKGSESRCASEGNIGREETLMEFSTGAKKDADFAVRMQALSQFKSRVKWTVYKNGTSLNTHASSGIESYNVEEANNLVKWSISSDVEDYNGMKVQKAVGELSGRTWTVWFTQDIPLIDGPYKFKNLPGFVVKAEDSTGDYKFEFLKSERVTTDFWLSNKQEKAMKIDKKQWDKIRNVNANKSFSQIMNERGGTATFKMVDEKGKDITDEMTKKKMGKESKPIEFY
- a CDS encoding CPBP family glutamic-type intramembrane protease gives rise to the protein MSISVIISDFIHYIRQPHTEVLDISKKEKVRRSLLLVVFTLIVITVYIFSINKIVPLPKTARLFDFIADKGLLVAVLFIVLLGPLAEEAAFRLALRFKSWYLLLSTPLTLVYSLWILYRINLSIAFIVGGVFYVILCTYLYLHRNNIVILKERHEKYFGYVFYSYTFLFMIMHISNFYTINTEVLVYSPLLFLPQFIGGLLLGYIRMRFGFGYNCMIHIIYNTIPMLLLYVTGVIK
- a CDS encoding GLPGLI family protein yields the protein MKKYLFSITVTVLVALGTLAQEKIEVMRYEYEATFKPSVKSDEIFTESVFLDVWDTSSRFYSKGYASRVERLAKKENSGLIGKSISMADEQTRFEAVLVKEANKLFYVQNVSGTMLKIESPVNQVKWNIDDTVEEFEGMQVQKAIGELNGRIWTVWFTSEIPIIEGPYKFKNLPGFVVKAQDDKEDYVFEFRKSEKVEIPIDFNEYKQAGLYKTSELVKLREVKANMTVKQNLDSQGMIVYFEDTVENQQMLNKKVGNSSNYLEWLKK